From a single Herbiconiux sp. SALV-R1 genomic region:
- a CDS encoding ABC transporter ATP-binding protein — MATVTFSNVNKSYGQTQIVENLNLELPDGSLTVLVGPSGCGKSTSLRMLAGLEPITSGEIVIGDKTVTKLEPKDRDVAMVFQNYALYPHLTVRENIAFPLRATKEPRAAARKRADEVAESLGLTHLLDRKPKDLSGGQQQRVAIGRAIIRQPSVFLFDEPLSNLDAKLRVETRTELLQIQRRLGITSLYVTHDQEEAMTLSDRMVVMREGKIAQQGTPLEVYGKPANTFVAAFVGSPKMNLIDGELVRGEFVAPNGLRFELGTDSPDGAVTLGVRPDDLLVETVAGSGSRVSVGLVELLGPRAIVSLDAAGIALTSVVEASNLAGVSESSAVSLRVRPGSWHLFDRVSGERLPE; from the coding sequence ATGGCAACAGTCACATTCTCGAACGTCAACAAGAGCTACGGTCAGACGCAGATCGTCGAGAACCTCAACCTCGAGCTGCCCGACGGGTCGCTGACCGTTCTGGTCGGCCCCTCCGGGTGCGGCAAGTCGACATCGCTCCGGATGCTCGCCGGGCTCGAACCCATCACCTCCGGTGAGATCGTCATCGGCGACAAGACGGTGACGAAGCTCGAACCCAAAGACCGCGACGTCGCGATGGTCTTCCAGAACTATGCGTTGTATCCGCACCTGACGGTGCGCGAGAACATCGCCTTCCCGCTGCGGGCCACGAAGGAGCCGCGAGCCGCCGCGCGCAAGCGCGCCGACGAGGTGGCGGAGTCGCTCGGCCTCACCCACCTGCTCGACCGCAAGCCGAAAGACCTCTCCGGCGGCCAGCAGCAGCGCGTGGCGATCGGGCGGGCGATCATCCGTCAGCCCTCCGTCTTCCTGTTCGACGAGCCCCTCAGCAACCTGGATGCGAAACTGCGCGTCGAGACCCGCACCGAGCTGCTGCAGATTCAGCGGCGGCTCGGCATTACCTCGCTCTACGTCACCCACGACCAGGAGGAGGCCATGACCCTCTCCGACCGCATGGTCGTGATGAGGGAGGGCAAGATCGCCCAGCAGGGCACTCCGCTCGAGGTCTACGGCAAACCGGCGAACACCTTCGTCGCGGCGTTCGTGGGCAGTCCGAAGATGAACCTCATCGACGGGGAGCTCGTGCGCGGGGAATTCGTGGCCCCCAACGGACTGCGCTTCGAGCTCGGTACCGACAGCCCCGACGGGGCGGTGACGCTGGGCGTGCGGCCTGACGATCTCCTGGTGGAGACCGTCGCCGGGTCGGGCAGCCGTGTCTCGGTCGGGCTGGTGGAGTTGCTCGGGCCGCGCGCGATCGTCTCGCTCGACGCCGCCGGCATCGCCCTCACGAGCGTCGTGGAGGCGTCGAACCTCGCCGGCGTGAGCGAGTCGTCGGCGGTTTCGTTGCGGGTGCGGCCCGGGAGCTGGCATCTGTTCGACCGTGTCTCCGGGGAGCGCCTGCCCGAGTGA
- a CDS encoding cupin domain-containing protein, with the protein MSTEEIILGDLPAGIVRADEAFNGRVWNVLGHTYTTKIESASTYAWLSYDPAGTGVPPHVHPTQDEFIYVFEGVYTLYLDGQWTTAGPGDLVQMPRNIPHAYYNKQESDAKSLFWVSPGGKLANLFSLLHNVTDPDEVVRLSAANGVDFLAPGTVEGA; encoded by the coding sequence TTGAGCACCGAAGAGATCATCCTGGGCGACCTGCCCGCCGGCATCGTCCGCGCCGACGAGGCGTTCAACGGCCGCGTCTGGAACGTGCTCGGCCACACCTACACGACGAAGATCGAGAGCGCGAGCACCTACGCCTGGCTCTCCTATGACCCCGCCGGCACCGGCGTTCCGCCGCACGTGCACCCCACCCAAGACGAGTTCATCTACGTCTTCGAGGGCGTCTACACCCTCTACCTCGACGGCCAGTGGACCACCGCCGGCCCCGGCGACCTCGTGCAGATGCCGCGCAACATCCCGCACGCGTACTACAACAAGCAGGAATCGGATGCGAAGTCGCTGTTCTGGGTCAGCCCCGGCGGCAAGCTGGCGAACCTGTTCAGCCTCCTCCACAACGTCACCGACCCCGACGAGGTCGTGCGTCTGTCGGCCGCGAACGGCGTCGACTTCCTCGCCCCCGGCACGGTCGAGGGGGCATGA
- a CDS encoding alpha/beta fold hydrolase translates to MTAGLGDCLADTGSGALPLLLVAVLLLGGGVAATAVLRRVLVRRGRAGRGAGRPGVGVLGLVVAVGLTASVLALGGPTSSAMAAGPCEAQPTATPTAPVPDARVGSDQEVTFESAGVTVHGSYRRPVDPGGSIPAAVIVVGTGNVDRNGNGVGIESELYRWIADRLSEQGVASFRYDKLGVGATGLGAYASDPDVLATIGYDTLRVQPARDALSFLAAQPGIDASRLIVVGHSEGGAIALDLDAHPGDGPVPAGLVLFEPSYARLFDVVIAQMTSQLDAAVAAGDVTASDAQVLKAWAAAGVEELRSGAPPYAAPGPPPLPEATGFTAVTQSAVQLAFYEFEPVAMLQSKSYRSQYGKDADEVYSPGLSPGVTVPTLITCGTRDVQTPCGDGTPGSGVVAIADGFAPGVARFVELPGTVHLLRDIGDADVPDVEAQLAYPFSAVAEQAFVEYLQRFE, encoded by the coding sequence ATGACTGCCGGGCTCGGGGACTGCCTCGCCGACACGGGGTCGGGGGCCCTTCCGCTGCTCCTGGTCGCCGTGCTCCTGCTCGGCGGCGGGGTTGCGGCGACGGCGGTGCTCAGGCGTGTGCTCGTGCGCCGGGGTCGCGCAGGGCGCGGTGCGGGGAGGCCGGGGGTCGGGGTGCTCGGGCTCGTCGTGGCGGTCGGGCTGACCGCATCCGTTCTCGCTCTCGGCGGGCCCACCTCGAGCGCGATGGCGGCGGGGCCGTGCGAGGCGCAGCCGACGGCGACCCCGACCGCCCCGGTACCGGATGCGCGGGTGGGGTCAGACCAGGAGGTCACCTTCGAGAGCGCGGGCGTCACCGTTCACGGAAGCTATCGGAGGCCGGTCGACCCGGGCGGGAGCATCCCGGCCGCCGTCATCGTGGTGGGGACAGGCAACGTGGATCGGAACGGCAACGGGGTGGGGATCGAGTCGGAGCTGTACCGCTGGATCGCCGACCGGTTGAGCGAACAGGGGGTCGCATCCTTCCGCTACGACAAACTCGGGGTCGGTGCGACCGGGCTGGGGGCCTATGCCTCAGACCCGGATGTGCTCGCCACCATCGGGTACGACACGCTGCGGGTGCAGCCGGCGCGGGATGCGCTGTCGTTCTTGGCGGCGCAACCCGGGATCGACGCGAGCCGGCTCATAGTCGTGGGGCACAGCGAGGGTGGGGCGATCGCGCTCGACCTCGACGCGCATCCGGGTGACGGGCCGGTGCCGGCGGGACTCGTGCTCTTCGAGCCGAGCTACGCGCGGCTGTTCGACGTGGTGATCGCGCAGATGACCTCGCAGCTCGACGCCGCGGTCGCTGCGGGTGACGTCACGGCTTCGGATGCGCAGGTGCTGAAGGCGTGGGCTGCGGCGGGCGTCGAGGAACTGCGGTCGGGTGCGCCGCCGTACGCCGCTCCCGGCCCGCCGCCGCTGCCCGAGGCGACGGGCTTCACCGCGGTCACGCAATCGGCGGTGCAGCTCGCGTTCTACGAGTTCGAGCCCGTCGCGATGCTGCAGTCGAAGTCGTACCGCTCGCAGTACGGGAAGGATGCCGACGAGGTCTACTCACCCGGCCTCTCTCCCGGGGTCACGGTTCCGACCCTCATCACCTGCGGCACCCGCGACGTGCAGACGCCGTGCGGCGACGGCACGCCGGGGTCGGGGGTCGTGGCAATCGCTGACGGCTTCGCGCCGGGCGTCGCCCGGTTCGTGGAGCTCCCCGGCACGGTGCACCTCCTCCGCGACATCGGCGACGCCGACGTCCCCGACGTCGAGGCGCAGCTCGCCTACCCCTTCTCCGCGGTAGCCGAGCAGGCGTTCGTCGAGTACCTGCAGCGGTTCGAGTGA
- a CDS encoding shikimate dehydrogenase translates to MSQEITGATRLCFVVADPVRQLRTPQVLNTVWETRGLDLITLPAHVPADGLSDFVAGMRSNESVSGAVITVPHKQSVIELCDELGPNAAIVGAVNVVRRTPTGRLVGETFDGLGFVAGLRARGFEPNERRALVLGAGGAASAVAVALLGAGVERLDVSNRTPSRARALAERLRSAFPSADIGTGLSRVADAELIVNATSTGMSPSDTSPLPPELFPAGALAADVVMSADLTPFLAAAASSGARTHDGFNMLTGQIGLIADYLAA, encoded by the coding sequence ATGTCACAGGAGATCACCGGCGCGACCCGCCTCTGCTTCGTCGTCGCCGACCCGGTGCGCCAGCTGCGCACACCTCAGGTGCTCAACACCGTCTGGGAGACCCGCGGGCTCGACCTCATCACTCTGCCCGCGCATGTTCCGGCCGACGGACTCTCCGACTTCGTCGCCGGGATGCGGTCGAACGAGAGCGTCAGCGGCGCGGTCATCACGGTGCCCCACAAGCAGTCGGTGATCGAGCTCTGCGATGAGCTCGGGCCGAACGCGGCGATCGTCGGGGCGGTGAACGTGGTGCGGCGCACTCCGACGGGTCGCCTGGTGGGCGAGACCTTCGATGGGCTCGGATTCGTGGCGGGCCTGCGGGCACGGGGTTTCGAGCCCAACGAGCGGCGCGCCCTGGTGCTCGGTGCGGGCGGTGCGGCGAGCGCCGTGGCTGTGGCGCTGCTCGGCGCCGGCGTCGAGCGCCTCGACGTGAGCAACCGCACCCCTTCGCGGGCTCGTGCGCTCGCGGAACGCCTGCGATCGGCGTTCCCGTCAGCCGATATCGGCACGGGCCTCTCGCGCGTCGCCGACGCGGAGCTCATCGTCAACGCCACCTCGACCGGCATGTCGCCCTCCGACACCTCGCCATTGCCGCCCGAGCTCTTCCCGGCGGGTGCCCTGGCGGCCGACGTCGTGATGAGCGCCGACCTCACCCCGTTCCTCGCCGCAGCCGCCTCCAGCGGTGCCCGAACCCACGACGGCTTCAACATGCTCACCGGTCAGATCGGCCTCATCGCCGACTACCTCGCTGCGTAA
- a CDS encoding DUF445 domain-containing protein → MTITTPDTLLTDADLQRRAALRRMKVLATALLVVAAVVFAVAFGLQDQYPWLGYVRAAAEGAMVGALADWFAVTALFRHPLGLRIPHTAIIPNRKDEIGVSLGEFVEQNFLSDEVVRSKLATFSIADRLGTWLADPKNAERASAEGAVVAQGVLRFLSDADVERLIERLARTHLFDREWAPTIGRVGAELVAAGQQRAVVDALVEATETWLTEHPDALGEVVSTRLPRWVPGFAKGLADERAHKELIGVLRAVRDDPEHPLRVAIDGYLVDLTERLQHDPAMAERVEEIKASLLESERMRTFAGRVWEAVKATLTSALADPASELRVGAASALVDVGVRLSADRALSAKIDAWIADAAGYAVQKYRHDLASVISETVQRWDARETTQKIELQVGRDLQFIRINGTVVGAIAGLAIYAIATGVHAVVG, encoded by the coding sequence ATGACCATCACCACCCCCGACACCCTGCTCACCGACGCCGACCTCCAACGCCGGGCGGCACTGCGCCGCATGAAGGTGCTCGCCACCGCGCTCCTCGTCGTCGCGGCGGTCGTGTTCGCCGTGGCGTTCGGGTTGCAAGACCAGTACCCCTGGCTGGGCTACGTGCGCGCCGCCGCCGAAGGGGCGATGGTGGGGGCGCTCGCCGACTGGTTCGCGGTGACGGCGTTGTTCCGGCATCCGCTGGGGTTGCGCATCCCGCACACGGCGATCATCCCGAACCGCAAAGACGAGATCGGCGTGAGCCTCGGCGAGTTCGTGGAGCAGAACTTCCTCTCCGACGAGGTGGTGCGCAGCAAGCTCGCCACCTTCAGCATCGCCGACCGCCTCGGGACCTGGCTCGCCGACCCGAAGAACGCCGAGCGGGCGAGCGCCGAGGGCGCGGTGGTGGCGCAGGGCGTGCTGCGGTTCTTGAGCGACGCCGACGTCGAGCGGCTCATCGAGCGGCTCGCGCGCACGCACCTGTTCGACCGCGAGTGGGCGCCCACGATCGGGCGCGTCGGTGCTGAGCTGGTGGCCGCCGGGCAGCAGCGGGCGGTCGTGGATGCGCTGGTCGAGGCGACGGAGACGTGGCTGACCGAGCATCCGGATGCCCTCGGCGAAGTCGTCTCCACCCGCCTGCCGCGGTGGGTGCCCGGTTTCGCGAAGGGGCTCGCCGACGAGCGGGCGCACAAGGAGCTGATCGGGGTGCTGCGGGCTGTGCGCGACGACCCCGAGCATCCGTTGCGGGTCGCGATCGACGGGTACCTCGTCGACCTCACCGAGCGGTTGCAGCACGATCCAGCGATGGCGGAGCGGGTCGAGGAGATCAAGGCGTCGCTGCTCGAGAGCGAGCGGATGCGCACCTTCGCCGGGCGCGTCTGGGAGGCCGTGAAGGCGACGCTGACGTCGGCGCTCGCCGACCCCGCGAGCGAGCTGCGGGTGGGGGCGGCGTCGGCGCTGGTCGACGTGGGGGTGCGGCTCTCGGCCGACCGGGCGTTGTCGGCCAAGATCGATGCCTGGATCGCCGACGCCGCTGGGTACGCGGTGCAGAAGTACCGGCACGACCTCGCGTCGGTGATCAGTGAGACGGTGCAGCGGTGGGATGCGCGGGAGACCACCCAGAAGATCGAGCTGCAGGTGGGGCGAGACCTGCAGTTCATCCGCATCAACGGCACCGTCGTCGGGGCGATCGCGGGCCTCGCGATCTACGCGATCGCGACGGGGGTGCATGCGGTGGTGGGGTGA
- a CDS encoding VOC family protein: MTPPSPAVLPRPLQSLEVKQIGLLVPDLKAALAQYSLLLGRDDWSIFTYGPGSVDHLTYRGEPSSYRMRLAFVGAGPQIELVESLDGPNIYTEWIERHGYGMHHFGFYVDSIADTTVAMQAEGFEPIQTGSATGQDGDGGYAYFDTENLLGAITELIEVPSRRRPTERV; this comes from the coding sequence ATGACTCCTCCCTCCCCCGCCGTGCTGCCACGGCCGCTGCAGTCGCTCGAAGTGAAGCAGATCGGCCTGCTCGTTCCCGACCTCAAGGCCGCCCTCGCCCAGTACAGCCTGCTGCTCGGCCGCGACGACTGGTCGATCTTCACCTACGGCCCCGGCAGCGTCGACCACCTCACCTACCGCGGCGAGCCGAGCAGCTACCGGATGCGCCTGGCGTTCGTCGGCGCCGGGCCCCAGATCGAGCTGGTCGAGAGCCTCGACGGGCCGAACATCTACACCGAGTGGATCGAGCGCCACGGCTACGGCATGCACCACTTCGGCTTCTACGTCGACTCGATCGCCGACACCACCGTCGCGATGCAGGCCGAGGGCTTCGAGCCCATTCAGACGGGCTCCGCCACGGGCCAGGACGGCGACGGCGGCTACGCCTACTTCGACACCGAGAACCTGCTCGGCGCCATCACCGAACTCATCGAGGTGCCGTCCCGGCGCCGACCGACCGAAAGGGTCTGA
- a CDS encoding carbohydrate ABC transporter permease, translating to MRRVSALAVARIALLWAAAIFVLFPLIWIALASFKTPGQLNDPNLVLFSPTFESWQNVLSSGILDAAGRSAIVGLTTVAISVVVGSMGAYVIAKYRAGGTATRFGMLAAQVLPPAVLVFPFLTMAYALRLNDTLVPVIFAHLSFVLPVVTWFLIGFFEAVPRSLEEQARVDGFSRFGAFWRVVLPQVLPGIGAAAIFGFTLSWNDMFYGLILAPGKAAILPVAIAGFNTFRGVQLGSMSAAILIAVIPVVIASFFIQRKLVQGISGGAVKS from the coding sequence ATGAGACGAGTGAGTGCACTCGCGGTCGCGAGGATCGCGCTGCTGTGGGCGGCGGCGATCTTCGTGCTCTTCCCCCTGATCTGGATCGCCCTGGCGAGCTTCAAGACCCCGGGGCAGCTGAACGACCCCAATCTCGTGCTGTTCTCGCCTACCTTCGAGAGCTGGCAGAACGTGCTGTCGTCGGGCATCCTCGACGCCGCCGGCCGCAGCGCCATCGTGGGGCTGACGACCGTGGCGATCAGCGTCGTCGTGGGCAGCATGGGCGCCTACGTCATCGCGAAGTACCGCGCCGGCGGCACCGCCACCCGGTTCGGGATGCTCGCGGCGCAGGTTCTGCCGCCGGCGGTTCTGGTGTTCCCGTTCCTCACCATGGCCTACGCGCTGCGGCTCAACGACACCCTGGTGCCGGTGATCTTCGCGCACCTCAGCTTCGTGCTGCCCGTGGTCACCTGGTTCCTCATCGGCTTCTTCGAGGCGGTGCCGCGGTCGCTCGAGGAGCAGGCGCGGGTCGACGGGTTCAGCCGGTTCGGCGCCTTCTGGCGCGTCGTGCTCCCTCAGGTGCTGCCGGGCATCGGGGCGGCCGCCATCTTCGGCTTCACGCTGTCGTGGAACGACATGTTCTACGGGCTCATCCTCGCCCCCGGGAAGGCGGCGATCCTCCCGGTCGCCATCGCCGGCTTCAACACCTTCCGGGGTGTGCAGCTCGGGTCGATGAGCGCGGCGATCCTCATCGCGGTGATCCCCGTGGTCATCGCCAGTTTCTTCATCCAGCGCAAGCTCGTGCAGGGCATCAGCGGTGGCGCGGTCAAGTCTTAG
- a CDS encoding carbohydrate ABC transporter permease — protein sequence MRFKYGMLAPLVAVFIAVVGFPLLYALYLSFTDYKLTDRGAPDLVGFENYLSTFTNPAFWEAFGVTAVYVVVAVGLELVIGLAIALSLQKQKWARDVTRSMLLAPMFITPIAVGLTFRFLLNDQIGAIPELLRGIGISYDFFGPGRALFTLAFIDVWQWTPFMVLLLLAGLESIPKQPLEAARVDGGSPWYIFRRIVLPLLAPVLVVAILLRALDALKVFEYVYATTRGGPGTETQTIQYFTYQTGIQFFRLGEASSMAFVVLAVVLTVIVIAFRRLERNKRA from the coding sequence GTGAGATTCAAGTACGGGATGCTCGCACCCCTCGTGGCCGTGTTCATCGCGGTCGTCGGGTTCCCCCTGCTCTACGCGCTGTACCTCAGCTTCACCGACTACAAGCTCACCGACCGCGGGGCGCCCGATCTGGTGGGGTTCGAGAACTACCTCTCGACCTTCACCAACCCGGCGTTCTGGGAGGCGTTCGGCGTCACCGCCGTGTACGTCGTGGTGGCCGTCGGACTGGAGCTCGTGATCGGGCTGGCCATCGCGCTGTCGCTGCAGAAGCAGAAGTGGGCGCGCGACGTCACCCGGTCGATGCTGCTGGCACCGATGTTCATCACGCCGATCGCGGTCGGCCTCACCTTCCGCTTCCTGCTCAACGACCAGATCGGGGCGATCCCCGAGCTGCTGAGGGGCATCGGCATCAGCTACGACTTCTTCGGCCCCGGCCGGGCGCTGTTCACCCTCGCCTTCATCGACGTGTGGCAGTGGACGCCGTTCATGGTGCTGCTGCTCCTCGCCGGCCTCGAGTCGATCCCGAAGCAGCCGCTCGAGGCGGCCCGGGTCGACGGGGGCAGCCCGTGGTACATCTTCCGCCGCATCGTGCTGCCGCTGCTCGCCCCGGTGCTCGTCGTCGCCATCCTGCTGCGGGCGCTCGACGCGCTCAAGGTGTTCGAGTACGTCTACGCGACGACCCGCGGCGGGCCCGGCACCGAGACCCAGACCATCCAGTACTTCACCTATCAGACCGGCATCCAGTTCTTCCGTCTGGGTGAGGCGTCGTCGATGGCGTTCGTGGTGCTGGCCGTCGTGCTGACGGTGATCGTCATCGCCTTCCGCCGACTCGAGAGGAACAAGCGCGCATGA
- a CDS encoding S9 family peptidase → MTGAALPRIEPYGPHPDQHTEWWSAAPDAPAGPRGTVVLLHGGYWRERFTASLMHPLVPSFTARGWTVANLEYRRGPGTWPEMRDDLASALAAVRSRALPSRCLALVGHSVGGQLALLAGEPGDAVVALAPVTDLIRGYREGIGDGAVAEFFGASPEEAPDTYASASPLAQAPPRAPTLIVHGTDDTRVPLSHTHAYVSAARAAAADVTLLELPSLPHLDAISPDAPHWPAVHDWLDERANR, encoded by the coding sequence ATGACGGGGGCCGCTCTGCCGCGCATCGAGCCGTACGGACCCCACCCCGACCAGCACACCGAGTGGTGGTCGGCGGCTCCGGATGCTCCTGCCGGGCCCCGCGGCACGGTCGTGCTGCTGCACGGCGGCTACTGGCGCGAGCGCTTCACCGCGTCGCTCATGCATCCGCTCGTGCCCTCCTTCACCGCCCGGGGCTGGACGGTCGCCAACCTCGAATACCGCCGCGGCCCCGGCACCTGGCCCGAGATGCGCGACGACCTCGCCTCGGCGCTAGCGGCGGTGCGTTCGCGCGCCCTGCCGTCCCGCTGCCTCGCCCTCGTGGGCCACTCGGTCGGCGGCCAACTCGCCCTCCTCGCCGGCGAGCCCGGCGACGCCGTGGTGGCCCTGGCCCCGGTGACCGACCTCATCCGCGGCTACCGCGAGGGCATCGGCGACGGCGCCGTCGCCGAGTTCTTCGGTGCCTCCCCCGAAGAGGCCCCCGACACCTACGCCTCGGCCTCCCCCCTCGCCCAGGCACCCCCGCGCGCACCCACCCTCATCGTCCACGGCACCGACGACACCCGCGTCCCCCTCTCCCACACCCACGCCTACGTGTCCGCCGCCCGCGCCGCGGCCGCCGACGTCACCCTCCTCGAGTTGCCCTCCCTCCCCCACCTCGACGCCATCTCCCCCGACGCCCCCCACTGGCCCGCAGTTCACGACTGGCTCGACGAACGGGCGAACCGGTAG
- a CDS encoding DMT family transporter yields MTVSSGRPRGRGRGGFWVLAAATVWGTSGAAAALVPQVSALVVGALTLAVSGIVLCAVMFRRIGAVFRASGAGPLLAVAAGCLGVYILAFFSGMALAGVAVGTVIAIVSAPIVVGAIEAVTASALPGRRWSVAAALTLAGGVLLVTGRQSSVGSPVDPGQLAIGSAVAVLAGIAYAGFTIATSRLILPSPRRPEGLADGPVIGAVQGLTVIPLAVVALVVGVPGVTEVAAWSVLLYIGLVPTAVGYLLYARGLRHVSASTASLLTLFEPVVATLLGVFLIGEVLSSVGWVGLGLAMAGLAAATVTAGAVGVADR; encoded by the coding sequence GTGACCGTGAGTTCGGGTCGACCGCGCGGGCGCGGGCGCGGTGGCTTCTGGGTGCTCGCGGCCGCGACGGTCTGGGGCACCTCCGGTGCCGCAGCGGCGCTCGTGCCCCAGGTGAGTGCGCTGGTGGTCGGCGCTCTCACCCTCGCGGTGTCGGGCATCGTGCTCTGCGCGGTGATGTTCCGGAGGATCGGGGCGGTGTTCCGAGCATCCGGAGCCGGGCCTCTGCTCGCGGTCGCGGCCGGGTGCCTCGGCGTCTACATCCTCGCCTTCTTCTCCGGGATGGCCCTCGCGGGCGTGGCCGTCGGCACGGTGATCGCGATCGTCTCCGCTCCCATCGTGGTGGGCGCGATCGAGGCCGTCACCGCCTCGGCGCTGCCCGGTCGGAGATGGTCGGTGGCCGCCGCGCTGACGTTGGCCGGCGGGGTGCTGCTCGTGACGGGGCGGCAGTCTTCGGTCGGGTCTCCGGTCGACCCGGGTCAGCTCGCGATCGGCTCGGCGGTCGCCGTGCTGGCCGGGATCGCCTACGCGGGATTCACGATCGCCACGTCGCGCCTCATCCTCCCGTCGCCCCGCCGCCCCGAGGGTCTCGCCGATGGCCCGGTGATCGGCGCCGTGCAGGGGCTGACCGTGATCCCTCTGGCGGTGGTCGCCCTTGTGGTGGGAGTGCCGGGCGTGACCGAGGTCGCTGCCTGGAGCGTGCTGCTGTACATCGGGCTCGTGCCGACGGCCGTCGGCTACCTCCTGTATGCGCGGGGCCTACGGCACGTCTCGGCATCGACCGCGTCGCTCCTCACCCTGTTCGAGCCCGTCGTGGCGACGCTGCTCGGCGTGTTCCTGATCGGTGAGGTGCTCTCGTCGGTCGGCTGGGTGGGGCTGGGGCTGGCGATGGCGGGGCTCGCTGCGGCGACCGTGACCGCCGGGGCGGTGGGTGTGGCCGACCGCTGA